From one Thermoleophilia bacterium genomic stretch:
- a CDS encoding AAA family ATPase, which yields DGRLTDGQGRTVSFTNAVFIMTSNVGSAEIAAERIDEKIRERIDTVLVKTFKPEFLNRIDDTVIFHRLSKDDIGQIVDLQIEDLTRRVAERDIEIELTADAKTLLGNLGYDPTYGARPLKRVIQKRLVDALALKMLEGEFSEGDRIVVGAEDGELIFTKS from the coding sequence ACGACGGCCGGCTCACCGACGGCCAGGGCCGCACCGTGAGCTTCACCAACGCCGTTTTCATCATGACCTCGAACGTCGGCTCGGCGGAGATCGCCGCCGAGCGGATCGACGAGAAGATCCGGGAGCGGATCGACACCGTGCTCGTCAAGACCTTCAAGCCCGAGTTCCTCAACCGGATCGACGACACGGTGATCTTCCACCGGCTTTCGAAGGACGACATCGGTCAGATCGTCGACCTGCAGATAGAGGATCTGACCAGGCGGGTAGCCGAGCGCGATATCGAGATCGAACTGACCGCAGACGCGAAAACCCTGCTGGGCAACCTCGGTTACGACCCGACCTACGGGGCGAGGCCGCTGAAACGGGTAATTCAAAAGCGGCTGGTAGACGCGCTAGCGCTGAAAATGCTCGAAGGCGAGTTCTCCGAAGGGGACCGGATCGTCGTGGGCGCCGAAGACGGTGAACTCATCTTCACGAAGTCGTAA